A region of Etheostoma cragini isolate CJK2018 chromosome 2, CSU_Ecrag_1.0, whole genome shotgun sequence DNA encodes the following proteins:
- the LOC117956886 gene encoding probable ATP-dependent RNA helicase DDX17, with product MRGSSSFGDRDRGRGRDRPQFGSMGGRNGPPPMKFGNPGERLRKKKWNLDELPKFEKNFYTEHPELQHKSQYEIEEYCKKKEITIRGTGCPKAITAFHQAQFPQYVMDVLMQQNFKEPTAIQSQGFPVALSGRDMVGIAQTGSGKTLAYLLPAIVHINHQPYLERGDGPVCLVVAPTRELAQQVQQVTYEFGKSSRIKSTCVYGGAPKGPQIRDLERGVEICIATPGRLIDFLETGKTNLRRCTYLVLDEADRMLDMGFEPQIRKIVEQIRPDRQTLMWSATWPKEVRQLAQDFLKDHIQINIGALELSANHNILQIVDVCMDSEKDRKLFQLMEEIMAEKENKTIIFVETKKRCDDLTKRMRRDGWPAMCIHGDKSQPERDWVLAEFRSGKAPILIATDVASRGLDVEDIKFVINYDYPNSSEDYVHRIGRTARSTNKGTAYTFFTPGNLRQARDLVRVLAEARQAINPKLLQFADSGQGGGRGGGRMRYRGSGYNNPSHMYQGDCDRRMHAGGGSDSKDSRSGFSREGRHDRNGERSTSSSFKDRNQDHRNSFNSGSDQYQSYSGRGGYSSRSAGQSGGGPDKTSQPQGPFGQPPPLPPPSSGGAWPLMVHQFAQPKPTPVGFMGQSSYNFASPPPPPPGPPPPRN from the exons ATGAGAGGGAGTTCTTCTtttggagacagagacaggggcCGTGGACGAGACAG GCCACAGTTTGGGTCCATGGGCGGTCGCAATGGACCCCCACCAATGAAGTTTGGGAATCCAGGTGAGCGTCTTCGCAAGAAGAAGTGGAACCTGGACGAGCTGCCAAAATTTGAGAAGAACTTCTACACTGAACACCCTGAGCTCCAACACAAGAGTCAG TATGAAATTGAAGAGTATTGCAAAAAGAAGGAGATCACCATCAGAGGCACTGGCTGTCCAAAAGCGATCACTGCTTTTCACCAGGCGCAGTTTCCTC AGTATGTGATGGATGTTCTGATGCAGCAGAACTTCAAGGAGCCAACAGCGATCCAGTCTCAGGGCTTCCCTGTGGCCCTGAGCGGCAGGGACATGGTGGGGATCGCACAGACTGGCTCCGGAAAGACACTGGCT TATCTTCTGCCTGCTATTGTACACATCAACCACCAGCCTTATCTGGAGAGGGGAGATGGCCCAGTT TGCCTGGTGGTTGCCCCAACCAGAGAGCTGGCTCAGCAGGTTCAACAGGTCACATATGAATTTGGCAAGTCTTCACGAATCAAAAGCACCTGTGTCTATGGTGGAGCACCCAAAGGACCACAGATTCGAGACCTCGAGAGAG GTGTTGAGATATGTATTGCCACACCTGGTCGCCTCATTGACTTCTTGGAGACTGGGAAAACTAACCTGCGGCGCTGCACCTACCTCGTGCTGGATGAGGCTGACCGCATGCTGGACATGGGCTTTGAGCCACAGATTCGCAAGATAGTTGAACAAATCAGG CCTGATAGACAGACACTGATGTGGAGCGCAACCTGGCCAAAGGAGGTCCGGCAGCTTGCCCAGGACTTCCTGAAGGACCACATCCAGATCAATATTGGTGCTCTAGAGCTCAGTGCCAACCATAACATCCTACAGATTGTCGATGTGTGCATGGACAGTGAAAAGGACCGGAA ACTTTTTCAACTGATGGAGGAGATAATGGctgaaaaagagaacaaaaccaTCATTTTTGTGGAGACTAAGAAACGTTGTGATGATCTTACCAAGAGGATGAGGCGAGACGG GTGGCCAGCCATGTGTATCCATGGAGACAAGAGCCAGCCAGAAAGAGATTGGGTGCTTGCAG AATTTCGGAGTGGTAAAGCTCCCATACTGATTGCTACCGATGTGGCCTCTCGTGGTCTGG ATGTGGAAGATATCAAGTTTGTCATCAACTATGACTATCCCAACTCCTCTGAGGACTATGTCCACCGTATTGGACGGACGGCCCGCAGTACCAACAAGGGCACTGCCTACACCTTCTTCACCCCAGGGAACTTGCGGCAGGCCAGAGACCTGGTCCGGGTGCTGGCGGAGGCCCGGCAGGCCATCAACCCTAAACTGCTTCAGTTTGCGGACTCAGGGCAAGGGGGAGGAAGAGGCG GTGGCAGAATGCGTTACCGCGGCAGCGGTTACAACAACCCTAGCCACATGTACCAGGGGGACTGTGATCGCCGCATGCACGCCGGGGGTGGCAGCGACAGCAAAGACAGCCGCAGTGGCTTCAGCCGTGAGGGCCGACACGATCGTAATGGAGAGCGCTCCACTTCTTCCTCCTTTAAGGACAGGAACCAGGATCACAGGAACAGCTTCAACTCGGGCTCAGATCAGTACCAGAGTTACAGCGGCAGAGGAGGCTACAGCTCCCGCAGCGCAGGCCAGTCTGGCGGAGGTCCGGATAAAACTAGCCAGCCGCAGGGTCCGTTTGGccagcctcctcctcttcctccgccGTCATCAGGGGGGGCGTGGCCTCTGATGGTTCACCAGTTTGCTCAACCAAAGCCAACGCCAGTGGGCTTCATGGGGCAATCCTCTTACAATTTtgcttctccacctcctcctcctccaggccCTCCACCTCCCCGGAACTAG